A stretch of Desulfobacter hydrogenophilus DNA encodes these proteins:
- a CDS encoding flagellar hook-length control protein FliK, with product MLSNTSNINALMTGSSSDALMAATNSTVSTKSGFAISAFQEQLDKAIPQNSGMEDTSEVNAVGKNTGVGLSGDTRVQAEASPLANAQKPNLSTGEQNTEMSTVEKSNFIVRTTKQKISDIEDVLENGGGPKFLTELKNLLLSLSNGDLDNLSLDENGLEALGDLLVQAGFDQASVEALMSDLTLALEEKAGLISVSDFMDNLFELPLAEEEDITQAETLMPTSDLPYIKSLLSTMGVDEPQITSIMDNASEGSRGFDFDDFIEQLEQLLNTADESGRTYQTDGEDAAYTTLLKQLDLDSFIEESGTPLNLSTLINAFAQKLDMIEDNLSDQTEQSIPDMFTTDSFDALATQSGRHGLLNQLFSGLNLQEDSETTVNSAITLSANSDAMVKEIEGRIQVQFMDQIRGGDASTKTAADTQAVGNTVSTDMQTGETNSDNTFKIANRFSDTAGTTKESTSQMSIKAAQADAAALEKMASTTNSLSGETTSKNPETQPFIFSVEKSTTTSTLGTSGTQRTQQAFSTLPDFVTRQVGKSIVQSINTGNDTIRMQLKPSELGRVYMSIDHNGSSMKVSIITEHQSAKDILAANVNEIKTMLSSSGINLESFDVDMSSDFQQSMADARTQDQSAGKKQATRGAGDDTQEDATDNLTGQAAVINDGGSLHFVA from the coding sequence ATGTTATCCAATACTTCAAACATCAATGCGTTAATGACAGGAAGTTCTTCAGACGCCCTCATGGCAGCAACCAACAGCACAGTTTCCACAAAAAGTGGTTTTGCGATATCGGCATTTCAAGAGCAGTTAGACAAGGCCATACCGCAGAACTCCGGCATGGAAGATACAAGTGAAGTCAACGCCGTTGGGAAAAACACGGGGGTCGGCCTTTCAGGGGATACTCGTGTTCAGGCGGAGGCCTCACCGCTTGCCAATGCGCAAAAGCCCAATCTGTCCACGGGTGAACAGAACACTGAAATGTCCACGGTGGAAAAATCTAATTTTATTGTCCGAACAACTAAACAGAAAATTTCAGACATTGAAGATGTGCTTGAAAATGGCGGAGGCCCAAAATTTCTAACGGAATTAAAAAATCTGCTTTTATCCCTTTCCAATGGCGATCTGGACAATCTATCCCTGGATGAAAACGGGCTTGAAGCCCTTGGCGATCTACTTGTTCAGGCAGGTTTTGACCAGGCGTCTGTTGAGGCATTGATGTCGGATTTGACCCTTGCCCTTGAAGAGAAAGCCGGTCTGATATCCGTATCCGATTTCATGGATAATTTGTTTGAACTGCCCCTTGCCGAAGAAGAGGATATCACCCAGGCAGAGACGCTCATGCCTACCTCTGATCTGCCCTATATCAAATCCCTTTTGTCAACAATGGGTGTGGATGAGCCGCAAATTACCTCAATCATGGATAACGCCTCTGAAGGGAGCCGGGGGTTTGATTTTGACGATTTTATCGAACAGTTAGAGCAGCTTTTGAATACAGCCGATGAATCCGGCCGGACCTATCAGACAGATGGTGAGGACGCCGCATATACCACCCTTTTAAAACAGCTTGATCTGGATTCTTTTATTGAAGAATCCGGCACGCCTTTGAACCTGAGCACGTTAATCAATGCCTTTGCCCAGAAGCTTGATATGATAGAAGATAATCTATCAGACCAAACTGAACAATCCATACCAGACATGTTTACAACGGATTCTTTTGATGCACTTGCAACCCAGTCCGGCCGGCACGGATTGCTAAACCAGCTTTTTTCCGGACTGAATCTTCAGGAAGACAGCGAGACAACCGTCAATTCCGCCATAACGCTTAGCGCAAATTCAGACGCCATGGTCAAGGAAATTGAGGGCCGGATACAGGTTCAATTCATGGATCAAATCAGAGGGGGTGACGCGAGCACAAAAACAGCGGCTGATACCCAGGCGGTTGGCAATACGGTATCCACGGATATGCAAACAGGAGAAACCAATTCTGATAATACATTTAAAATAGCCAACCGTTTTTCTGACACAGCAGGAACAACCAAGGAATCGACATCACAGATGTCCATCAAAGCAGCCCAGGCCGATGCTGCGGCTCTGGAAAAAATGGCGTCCACCACCAATTCCCTGTCAGGGGAAACAACGTCCAAAAATCCAGAAACCCAGCCTTTTATTTTTAGCGTAGAGAAATCAACCACAACGTCGACGCTGGGAACTTCGGGCACCCAACGCACCCAACAGGCCTTTTCCACACTGCCCGACTTTGTCACCCGGCAAGTGGGCAAAAGCATTGTTCAGTCGATCAACACCGGTAACGACACCATCCGGATGCAACTGAAACCGTCTGAATTAGGCCGGGTATACATGAGTATTGACCATAATGGCAGTTCCATGAAGGTCAGCATAATTACTGAACACCAGTCAGCCAAAGATATTCTGGCAGCCAATGTCAATGAAATCAAAACCATGCTCTCCTCCTCGGGTATCAATCTTGAGAGTTTTGACGTTGATATGAGCAGCGATTTCCAGCAATCCATGGCCGATGCCCGGACCCAGGATCAGTCAGCCGGAAAGAAGCAGGCAACGCGTGGGGCCGGTGACGATACCCAGGAAGATGCGACAGATAATTTAACGGGTCAGGCCGCTGTTATAAATGACGGCGGATCGCTGCACTTTGTTGCGTAA
- a CDS encoding PAS domain-containing sensor histidine kinase, producing MESLFKKIKIKVLRDSAAKNQKLKSEKELYSAFNAMKSAVLIIDKDHYILKSNSAAERLFNKNDSKIIGKKCWTVVHGTAQPIKDCPVLKAGQSLQQESIELQINERWFEIVVNPILDYRRRPSKYIHIITDITDSKRLSDQLHRSQQLLANTQRLAKTGGWEWNIERQKMYWTKELYRLHGFEPSQFEPGSPDHINTSLECYSPEDQPKLLDAFHRCEKEGVAYELEFELRRSSGEKIWIKTVAEPIWKGDTVEKVLGNVIDITDRKHAEKVLRKSEQAFRNLFDNHAAVKLLIDPDTGRIIAANKAAENFYGWPCTTLAQMNINQINTKSLDEIKTLMSNAKNQKRIHFDFQHRLADGSIRDVEVFSSGVEMNGQKYLHSIVHDITEQKKTQRDMEELQIQNWHLKKQKSLSRMAGAIAHHFNNHLMAIMGNLELSLKLIERGESPLKNIMKSMQVAQTAAKVNGLMLTYLGKNVSGKIQMDMGKVCSMTIPLLRVSLSSNIVLETDFPNQGPMIYGHENQIQQLVTNLVTNAAESYQKQGTIYLSLKTVLANEIPKKHRFPVAWMPGQDDYACLEVTDSGCGIEEQNIEKIFDPFFSTKATGRGLELPVVLGIAQANNGVITVENKRGKGSTFRFFTPVKTTLNS from the coding sequence TTGGAATCATTATTTAAAAAAATTAAAATTAAAGTGTTAAGGGACTCTGCAGCGAAAAATCAGAAATTAAAGTCCGAAAAGGAATTGTATTCTGCTTTCAATGCCATGAAGTCCGCTGTTTTGATTATTGACAAAGATCACTATATCTTAAAATCCAACAGTGCTGCCGAGCGGTTATTCAATAAAAACGATTCAAAAATAATCGGTAAAAAATGCTGGACAGTTGTGCATGGCACTGCCCAACCGATTAAAGACTGCCCTGTTTTAAAAGCCGGCCAAAGCTTACAACAAGAATCTATTGAACTCCAAATTAATGAGAGATGGTTTGAGATCGTTGTAAACCCGATTCTCGATTATAGGAGAAGGCCCTCAAAATATATTCACATCATCACGGATATTACCGACAGCAAAAGGCTATCTGATCAATTACATCGCAGCCAACAACTGCTTGCGAACACTCAACGCTTGGCAAAAACGGGGGGCTGGGAATGGAATATAGAACGACAAAAGATGTATTGGACAAAAGAGTTGTATCGGCTGCATGGATTTGAGCCAAGTCAGTTTGAGCCTGGTTCGCCTGACCATATTAATACAAGTCTTGAGTGCTATAGCCCTGAAGACCAACCCAAACTATTGGATGCTTTCCATAGATGTGAAAAGGAAGGGGTTGCGTATGAACTGGAGTTTGAACTTCGAAGATCGTCAGGGGAAAAAATATGGATTAAAACCGTAGCCGAACCTATTTGGAAAGGCGATACGGTTGAAAAAGTCCTTGGTAATGTCATAGATATTACCGATCGAAAACATGCAGAAAAAGTACTTCGAAAAAGTGAACAGGCATTTCGAAATCTGTTTGATAATCATGCCGCCGTCAAGCTCCTTATTGATCCCGACACAGGCCGTATTATAGCGGCCAACAAGGCTGCAGAGAATTTCTATGGATGGCCTTGCACAACACTTGCACAAATGAATATTAATCAAATCAACACAAAATCCCTTGACGAAATTAAAACGCTAATGAGCAATGCGAAGAACCAGAAACGCATTCATTTTGATTTTCAACACCGATTGGCCGACGGTTCGATACGCGACGTTGAGGTGTTCAGCAGCGGTGTTGAAATGAACGGCCAAAAATATCTCCATTCCATTGTTCATGATATCACTGAACAAAAAAAAACGCAGCGGGATATGGAAGAACTGCAGATTCAAAATTGGCACCTCAAAAAACAGAAAAGTCTTAGCCGAATGGCAGGTGCGATTGCTCACCACTTCAATAATCACTTGATGGCGATCATGGGAAATCTGGAGCTGAGTCTTAAATTAATCGAGAGGGGGGAATCTCCTCTTAAAAATATAATGAAATCCATGCAGGTTGCTCAAACGGCAGCCAAAGTCAATGGTTTGATGCTTACCTACCTTGGAAAAAACGTTTCTGGAAAAATACAAATGGATATGGGCAAGGTCTGCAGTATGACCATACCTCTTCTTCGGGTCTCATTGTCATCAAATATTGTTCTGGAAACAGATTTTCCGAACCAGGGCCCCATGATTTATGGGCATGAAAATCAAATTCAACAGCTTGTCACCAACCTTGTTACCAATGCCGCGGAATCTTATCAAAAACAAGGCACCATCTATCTTAGTTTAAAGACTGTCCTTGCCAACGAAATACCTAAAAAGCATCGTTTCCCTGTAGCTTGGATGCCCGGGCAAGATGACTATGCCTGCCTGGAGGTCACCGACTCCGGTTGTGGAATTGAGGAACAGAACATCGAAAAAATATTCGATCCGTTTTTTTCGACCAAGGCCACGGGGAGAGGGCTTGAGTTACCTGTTGTGCTGGGGATTGCACAGGCAAACAATGGTGTCATTACCGTAGAAAACAAACGCGGTAAGGGGAGTACTTTTCGGTTCTTTACCCCTGTGAAAACAACGCTAAATTCATAA
- a CDS encoding ParB/RepB/Spo0J family partition protein codes for MESNTTFVSPDVLTTRQPFEKLFPIQEETLSAISQDMEVNGFDPVFPLVVWKEGNVLVDGHTRFAAAKNMKLDQVPIVYKSFEDEDDALLYSFHAQRNRRNMSDDDIVKCLALLDVVHKKEEADQKTTRKAENEIRAKELGISPQKVDKARKVMEYGSPDIQEQIQAGEKSINKAFNEVQAQRRESGEIRGKETDGLGLSAKYTQSLGRFLKELTRIREQGWQEVSQEKAVADIEAILDLIRDLDT; via the coding sequence ATGGAATCAAACACAACCTTTGTAAGCCCTGATGTCTTAACCACCCGGCAACCTTTTGAAAAACTGTTCCCCATCCAGGAGGAAACCCTATCGGCCATAAGCCAGGACATGGAGGTAAATGGGTTTGACCCGGTATTCCCCCTGGTGGTCTGGAAAGAGGGAAATGTACTCGTGGACGGCCATACCCGATTTGCAGCCGCCAAAAACATGAAACTGGATCAGGTACCGATAGTATATAAATCCTTTGAGGATGAGGATGACGCCCTGCTTTACAGCTTTCATGCCCAACGGAACCGACGCAATATGTCAGATGATGACATTGTAAAGTGCCTGGCGCTTTTGGATGTTGTGCACAAAAAAGAGGAAGCGGATCAAAAAACCACACGCAAGGCGGAAAACGAAATCCGGGCCAAAGAGCTGGGCATCAGTCCGCAGAAGGTGGACAAAGCCAGAAAGGTAATGGAATATGGCAGCCCCGATATCCAGGAACAGATTCAGGCCGGTGAAAAATCCATCAACAAGGCCTTTAACGAAGTCCAGGCCCAACGCCGCGAAAGTGGAGAAATTAGAGGCAAGGAGACCGACGGATTAGGGCTTTCGGCAAAATACACCCAGTCTCTGGGAAGGTTTCTCAAAGAACTGACCCGAATTCGAGAGCAGGGATGGCAGGAGGTCAGCCAGGAAAAAGCCGTGGCAGATATTGAAGCGATACTTGACCTGATCAGGGACTTAGATACTTGA